One genomic window of Salvia miltiorrhiza cultivar Shanhuang (shh) chromosome 4, IMPLAD_Smil_shh, whole genome shotgun sequence includes the following:
- the LOC131023139 gene encoding uncharacterized protein LOC131023139 — protein sequence MVREDNPANKTLRDMMFPNNLNLRPMGIVLPNITGNWELKHNLIQILPKYSDMPGEDPMRHLQDFEMACGTIRTVSPALTEYIRLLTFPFSLQEGARDWLYVLPKSSITTWQQLQQKFLERFFPVSRIQSLRTRISNIKMGDGEILYDYWGRFKQMLAKCPQHQIPAHDLVRYFVGGLRRQERQWLHAACGGSILNKSTAEAFKLIANMAEESRDEEGTIERMSPPEPSSAQDDKIDKLCSALEMFMSNQIPLTKKPVKACQLCMAYTHATDECPQFFVDEEEVYALGQLGSNNGGYGQKPFEPYRQQCPQQPS from the coding sequence ATGGTCAGAGAAGACAATCCAGCCAATAAGACCCTTCGGGATATGATGTTCCCAAACAATCTGAACCTCCGACCTATGGGCATAGTGTTGCCCAATATCACTGGGAATTGGGAGTTGAAGCACAACCTGATCCAGATATTGCCCAaatacagtgatatgcccggagagGACCCTATGCGGCACTTGCAAGATTTCGAGATGGCTTGTGGAACAATCCGCACCGTATCTCCTGCCCTTACTGAGTACATCCGACTCCTtacttttccgttctctctTCAAGAGGGAGCGAGGGATTGGTTGTACGTTTTGCCCAAAAGCAGCATTACGACCTGGCAGCAGTTACAGCAGAAGTTTCTTGAAAGGTTCTTCCCAGTCAGCCGGATCCAAAGCCTAAGGACCAGAataagcaacatcaagatgggGGATGGAGAGATCTTATATGACTACTGGGGAAGATTCAAACAAATGCtagccaaatgcccacaacatcaAATACCAGCCCACGATCTTGTTCGATACTTTGTGGGAGGACTTCGAAGGCAAGAAAGGCAATGGCTGCATGCTGCATGTGGAGGATCCATTTTGAACAAATCGACGGCAGAAGCATTCAAACTTATAGCTAATATGGCGGAGGAGTCAAGGGATGAAGAAGGCACAATAGAGAGAATGTCACCACCAGAACCATCGTCTGCCCAAGACGATAAGATTGACAAGCTGTGCAGTGCCTTGGAGATGTTCATGAGCAACCAGATTCCTTTGACCAAGAAGCCGGTGAAAGCATGCCAACTCTGTATGGCATATACCCATGCAACGGATGAGTGCCCTcaattttttgtggatgaagaagaagtcTATGCTTTGGGACAGCTGGGAAGCAACAATGGAGGATATGGCCAGAAGCCCTTTGAGCCCTACAGACAGCAGTGCCCACAACAACCTTCATAG
- the LOC131019383 gene encoding kinetochore protein NDC80 homolog, which yields MRAPGRRRPAESLAPDRRPPPPTPTNTADPWQFISTPLHGRESDASFCSSRPSTASTGRPSAAITNISDRSYQLAALRTINSYLTSQSAPFSLKHPLPSAKDITETLKLLLQRLGFASQKIDDDLSHALKFLKCPLKLNKSALRAPGTPHSWPNLLAVIHWLVQLAQYIDSTMNLSPELEGDKMLMHNIQSYLLYIGGEDEAMDALDSECIRELEEWRDKVGENATAVDFNASELDAKLMALKKGPSQKEVLEQEKAVVEKDVTKFHDMIGQLDAHLVDVQKKLEEKEKALEAKVEERKRICDENEELKRKIEEQGINMRDAERMKRELQAVERNFEEAEAGRSGWEEKIWELESEIGHKFKELERLVMECNQTIRRLKLGNGFQYQLQADGSTPSEVLGFDYKSILKPALVAFSEEIKKSSMEKLEELISLRPRSGENAAKLEEKRNLIALFQSRNDEVESQLDIMTKEMQEYVSRRAAQAKKMVEEIEMKVQHISIVEKEAAELLKKSKAGLDEDMLQSKEDVTLCAQELFNLINSVATYKEFVGSKIGRMRSDLLETAGTVAEIYKGYRL from the exons ATGCGAGCTcccggccgccgccgcccggcGGAATCCCTTGCCCCGGACCGGCGTCCGCCACCTCCCACGCCCACCAACACCGCCGATCCGTGGCAGTTCATCTCCACCCCCCTCCACGGCCGCGAATCTGACGCCAGTTTCTGCAGCAGCCGCCCCTCCACTGCCTCCACCGGTCGCCCTTCCGCCGCCATCACCAACATCTCCGACCGATCGTACCAACTCGCCGCCCTCCGCACCATCAATTCCTACCTCACCTCCCAATCCGCCCCCTTTTCGCTCAAGCACCCTTTGCCTTCCGCTAAAGACATCACCGAAACCCTAAAGCTTTTACTACAGCGCCTAGGGTTCGCTTCGCAGAAAATCGACGATGATCTCAGTCACGCGTTGAAGTTCCTCAAATGCCCCTTGAAACTGAACAAATCGGCCCTGCGCGCCCCGGGTACGCCGCATTCATGGCCCAATTTGCTTGCAGTTATCCACTGGCTTGTTCAGTTAGCTCAGTACATAGATTCTACAATGAATTTGTCCCCTGAACTTGAGGGTGACAAGATGTTGATGCACAATATACAAAGTTATTTGCTCTACATTGGGGGAGAGGATGAGGCCATGGATGCTTTGGATTCGGAGTGTATTAGGGAGTTGGAAGAGTGGAGGGATAAAGTGGGGGAAAATGCGACAGCTGTTGATTTCAATGCTAGCGAGCTGGATGCGAAATTGATGGCTTTGAAGAAGGGCCCAAGTCAGAAGGAGGTTTTGGAGCAGGAGAAGGCAGTTGTAGAAAAGGACGTGACAAAGTTCCATGATATGATCGGACAATTGGATGCTCATTTGGTGGATGTGCAGAAGAAATTGGAGGAGAAGGAAAAGGCGTTAGAGGCCAAGGTGGAAGAACGGAAGAGGATTTGCGATGAGAATGAGGAGCTGAAGAGGAAGATTGAGGAACAAGGGATTAATATGAGAGATGCTGAGAGAATGAAGCGAGAACTGCAGGCTGTGGAGCGGAATTTTGAGGAGGCGGAGGCCGGGAGAAGTGGCTGGGAGGAGAAGATTTGGGAGCTTGAATCTGAGATAGGGCATAAGTTTAAGGAGCTTGAGCGTCTTGTGATGGAATGCAACCAAACTATTCGAAG GTTGAAGCTTGGAAATGGATTTCAATATCAGCTACAAGCTGACGGGTCCACACCATCTGAGGTCCTGGGATTTGATTACAAGAGCATACTAAAGCCCGCACTTGTCGCCTTTTCTGAGGAAATAAAAAAAAGCTCAATGGAGAAATTAGAAGAACTGATATCCCTTCGGCCACGATCAGGTGAGAATGCTGCTAAGCTGGAGGAGAAACGGAACCTTATTGCTCTCTTTCAATCCCGCAATGATGAG GTTGAATCTCAATTGGATATAATGACAAAAGAAATGCAAGAGTACGTGTCTAGACGTGCAGCACAAGCCAAAAAAATGGTAGAGGAAATTGAGATGAAGGTTCAGCATATCTCTATTGTTGAAAAGGAAGCGGCAGAATTGTTGAAG AAATCGAAAGCGGGGCTGGATGAAGACATGCTTCAAAGTAAGGAAGATGTGACGTTGTGCGCTCAGGAACTCTTCAACTTGATTAATTCAGTTGCGACATACAAAGAGTTCGTAGGCTCGAAAATTGGACGCATGAGGAGCGACCTTCTAGAAACTGCTGGTACCGTCGCAGAAATTTACAAAGGCTACCGTCTGTGA